The sequence below is a genomic window from Kitasatospora kifunensis.
TGTTCATGTTTTCGAGAATGCCCGATTCGTCCGCGCCGAAGCCGCCTCGTACCGGCTACCAGGCGGCTTGTAGCAGAGTTGATGCAGGCACGGGATGGTTTCGGCGCACTGGTTCGCAGCCGAACGGATCCTTGACCGTCCGGAAGAGCGCGTGTTTGCATGAGAACCATGGACCAGAGCCCGAGTCTCACGCGTCGACGGCACGTCGACCTGCAGCGTGTCTCCTGCTCGCTCTGTCGTCCCCACGCCCGCGGCTGACCGCTCGCCGCCTTTCCCTCCGCTCACCCCAGGCCCCGCGGGCCGGACCGTCGCCTGCCGTCCCCGCCCACGGGTGTTCCCGTCGCAGCTGCGCCACCTGGCCCGATCGCACCACCGCGCCCCGGGCCCGTCCCCGCCTGCCCGCTTCCCCAGCAGCACCCCGCTCGCCCCGCTTCGCCGCTCGCCGCCCGCTCCTGCCCCGAGGTGAACCCATGGCCACCGTGCTCGCCGTCTCCGGCTCCCCCTCCGCGACCTCCCGCACCACCCGCCTGCTGCGCCACGTCGGCGCCCGGCTCGCCGACCACGGGCACCGGGTGCTCCCGCTCGACGTCCGCGAGCTGCCCGCCGAAGCGCTGCTGGCGGGTGACACCCGCCACCCCGAACTGGCCCGCGCCCTTGCGCTGGTCGCCGAGGCGGACGGCCTGGTGATCGGCACTCCGGTCTACAAGGCCGCCTACTCCGGCCTGTTGAAGGCCCTGTTGGACGTGCTGCCGCAGTACGCGCTGGCGGGCAAGACCGTCCTGCCGCTGGCCACCGGTGGCTCGACGGCCCACGTGCTCGCGGTGGACTACGCGCTGCGCCCGGTGCTCTCCTCGATGGGCGCCGCCCACATCACCCAGGGGTGGTTCGTGCTGGACCGCCACATCTCGGTCGGCGAGGACGGCGCCACGGTGGTCGAGCGGGAGACCGACGTCCTGCTGCGACCGGTGGTCGACGCCTTCGCCGCCGCCCTGCAATCGCGCGCCGAACCGGCTTTGCTAGGGCTTGCCTGACAATTCCCGCCGGGCGCGCGACGCCGGGCATCCCGGCTGGACGCACCGGCGGCTCATCCAAGTACGACCCAGTACGAGGACGATCCGCCGGCACGCCCAGCCGGGCGCCC
It includes:
- a CDS encoding putative leader peptide, whose translation is MDQSPSLTRRRHVDLQRVSCSLCRPHARG
- the ssuE gene encoding NADPH-dependent FMN reductase, with amino-acid sequence MATVLAVSGSPSATSRTTRLLRHVGARLADHGHRVLPLDVRELPAEALLAGDTRHPELARALALVAEADGLVIGTPVYKAAYSGLLKALLDVLPQYALAGKTVLPLATGGSTAHVLAVDYALRPVLSSMGAAHITQGWFVLDRHISVGEDGATVVERETDVLLRPVVDAFAAALQSRAEPALLGLA